A single genomic interval of Eurosta solidaginis isolate ZX-2024a chromosome 3, ASM4086904v1, whole genome shotgun sequence harbors:
- the Map60 gene encoding mucin-21, translating to MPIQLDKILADIAKEKSLHPNYPPASKREVDEAWARVGKNNKLSVHEARSIFKVLQKKYEQEKTKRTPSWKLFDLLEKIHQPMKDEETKPEDDGMLSMEEDEEYEMLEVQEEEESTPVQAKAATATSDGESPTKSMKSAGSTDTSPEKEEKPLVKTQAKANSAAAISASSSKTVSPAAEEKKLLNSVAASRPSANSTPMATAASHAVTVSASATNAATAATAAALHKKGITMKKASASTGVGAASSSTTRPGQATSSSNAQTQSSSGIRVGGTIQMPESIKRKLVETQPVGPQPAKKSNTGQSLPAQSKAVTPGPGTATQTTARNTTNASSAATKPTLHESALTTNDSSSGTLKEEPNESSGINLITIPANSRVELTNGVGEGGPSSSTAATVASTSTNGYSPRLEDVDFRNDIIFDTGNGPINGTVTGVVNNPNHANATGGIINLGNFDNSLPPTFFKNLCNSSRHEALGLYVANVMNRLRARSAARLELGILRAIIDVQSDELEQ from the exons ATGCCCATACAGTTGGATAAAATATTGGCAGATATAGCCAAGGAAAAATCGCTTCATCCAAATTATCCGCCCGCTAGCAAAAGAGAAGTAGATGAAGCTTGGGCGcgcgtaggcaaaaataataaattgtctG TACATGAAGCACGTTCCATATTCAAAGTACTGCAGAAGAAATATGAGCAAGAGAAAACTAAACGGACACCATCATGGAAATTGTTCGATTTATTGGAGAAAATACATCAACCGATGAAAGATGAGGAAACCAAACCGGAAGA TGATGGTATGTTGTCCATGGAAGAGGATGAAGAATATGAAATGCTCGAAGTACAGGAGGAAGAAGAATCAACGCCTGTACAAGCAAAGGCTGCAACTGCTACTTCGGATGGTGAAAGTCcaacaaaatcaatgaaatcagCTGGCTCCACTGATACTTCGCCCGAGAAAGAAGAAAAACCCTTAGTTAAAACACAAGCTAAAGCAAACAGTGCTGCTGCTATTTCAGCATCTTCCAGTAAAACGGTGTCTCCTGCagctgaagaaaaaaaattattaaattctgtAGCTGCATCGCGACCATCAGCGAATTCTACTCCCATGGCAACTGCAGCATCGCATGCAGTAACTGTGTCTGCTTCTGCAACGAATGCAGCAACTGCTGCCACTGCAGCTGCACTGCACAAAAAGGGTATAACAATGAAAAAAGCATCTGCAAGTACGGGAGTTGGGGCAGCATCTAGTAGTACGACACGGCCAGGACAAGCAACAAGCTccagtaacgcacaaacacaaaGCAGCTCGGGTATACGCGTTGGCGGTACTATACAAATGCCTGAATCAATAAAACGTAAATTAGTGGAAACGCAACCAGTAGGACCACAACCTGCTAAAAAATCGAATACCGGGCAATCCTTGCCTGCCCAATCAAAAGCAGTAACACCAGGTCCTGGAACTGCAACACAAACAACTGCTCGTAATACAACAAATGCCAGTAGCGCAGCCACTAAGCCTACATTACATGAGAGCGCTCTGACTACAAATGATTCATCTTCAGGCACTCTTAAAGAGGAGCCCAACGAAAGTTCAGGAATAAATTTAATAACAATACCAGCCAATTCTCGCGTTGAATTGACGAATGGTGTTGGAGAGGGCGGTCCGTCTTCGTCAACCGCTGCTACGGTTGCATCAACTTCAACAAATGGCTATTCGCCACGACTCGAAGACGTTGACTTTCGTAATGATATAATATTTGATACTGGAAATGGTCCAATCAATGGTACAGTTACAGGTGTTGTTAATAATCCCAATCATGCAAATGCTACAGGTGGTATTATTAACTTGGGTAATTTCGATAATTCACTACCGCCAACATTCTTCAAAAACCTTTGTAACTCATCACGTCACGAAGCATTGGGTCTTTATGTTGCTAATGTAATGAATCGTTTGCGAGCGCGTTCAGCAGCTAGACTTGAATTGGGTATATTACGCGCAATAATTGATGTTCAGAGCGATGAGTTGGAACAGTAA